A stretch of the Uranotaenia lowii strain MFRU-FL chromosome 3, ASM2978415v1, whole genome shotgun sequence genome encodes the following:
- the LOC129757325 gene encoding LOW QUALITY PROTEIN: pachytene checkpoint protein 2 homolog (The sequence of the model RefSeq protein was modified relative to this genomic sequence to represent the inferred CDS: deleted 1 base in 1 codon), whose translation MDSSNSIELEIACSKQFKSSVTQSELMQAIQLYLTENVKLAKDHVFEVKCPSVVDVMVCSELNEFTPRTDLRAYTYTLHESLEEEETLQQDGEEIQIANHWMLPAREFHGLWSSLIFEDGLKEDLLSFVYTTMMFSRKGVNSNLISCNRLVLLHGPPGTGKTSLCKALAQKLAIRMTEHYTHSHLIEINSHSLFSKWFSESGKLVQKVFGQIHELCQDRKSLVCVLVDEVESIAFARDSISNNEPSDSIRVVNAVLTQLDRIRKYPNVFVFATSNLTGSIDLAFLDRADIVQYIGNPTAGAIYEIYRSTLEDLSQVLLSCAANGTMDKAILQRDVTTSM comes from the exons ATGGATAGCTCAAATTCGATTGAACTGGAAATTGCCTGTTCTAAACA GTTCAAAAGTAGCGTGACCCAATCGGAGCTGATGCAAGCTATCCAACTGTATCTTACGGAGAATGTCAAACTAGCCAAGGATCACGTTTTCGAAGTAAAGTGTCCGAGTGTGGTCGACGTGATGGTATGCAGCGAATTGAACGAATTTACGCCTCGCACCGATCTACGGGCCTACACCTACACCCTACACGAGAGTCTCGAGGAAGAGGAAACGCTCCAACAGGACGGCGAGGAGATCCAGATAGCCAATCATTGGATGTTGCCCGCTCGAGAATTCCACGGGCTTTGGAGCAGTTTAATCTTTGAGGATGGATTGAAGGAAGATTTGCTTAGCTTCGTTTATACCACAATGATGTTCTCTAGGAAGGGAGTTAACTCGAATTTGATCTCCTGCAACAGGCTGGTCCTATTGCATGGTCCTCCAGGTACAGGCAAAACTAGCCTGTGCAAAGCCTTAGCTCAAAAATTGGCCATCCGTATGACGGAACATTACACACACTCTCATCTGATTGAAATCAACAGCCACAGTTTGTTCTCGAAGTGGTTCTCCGAAAGTGgaaaactggttcagaaagtgtTTGGCCAGATTCATGAGCTCTGCCAAGACAGAAAGTCATTGGTTTGTGTTCTGGTGGACGAAGTTGAATCCATCGCTTTCGCACGAGATTCCATTTCTAACAACGAACCAAGTGATAGTATAAGGGTTGTCAACGCGGTTCTTACCCAGTTAGATAGAATAAGGAAATATCCGAATGTGTTCGTT TTTGCCACGTCCAATCTGACCGGTAGCATCGATTTAGCCTTCCTAGATCGAGCTGATATAGTCCAATACATCGGTAATCCAACTGCGGGAGCTATTTATGAAATATACCGTTCAACTCTGGAAGATCTGTCTCAAGTTTTGCtaag CTGCGCTGCCAATGGAACGATGGATAAAGCTATTTTACAGAGAGATGTCACCACCAGCATGTAG